One window of the Trueperaceae bacterium genome contains the following:
- a CDS encoding CAP domain-containing protein, with the protein MRVAMLILFCQAVTLALACGSARALRAENRSQFMTGSEPRLPVDPAAVDYPLLAAAIFFETNERRSQNGLEPLEHLPELDEAACLHAEAMVERDFFGHLNPYSAAIRTPADRVRRQGLEIRFLAENIGEVLVLRYESGEQVYLRQEDGRTAFSDEPGGEPLGKRSYLEIAEAIVDSWMLSPGHRRNILASEAELFGAGCQLESSGEPGMPLFTCVQLFFSPFD; encoded by the coding sequence ATGCGCGTGGCCATGCTGATCCTCTTCTGCCAGGCCGTGACGCTGGCGTTGGCCTGTGGGTCCGCGCGGGCGCTGCGAGCAGAGAACCGATCCCAGTTCATGACCGGCTCCGAGCCACGGCTACCCGTTGATCCGGCGGCCGTCGATTACCCGCTGCTCGCTGCAGCGATCTTCTTCGAAACGAACGAGCGCCGCTCCCAGAACGGCCTGGAACCGCTGGAGCACCTACCGGAGCTCGACGAAGCCGCCTGTCTACACGCCGAAGCCATGGTCGAAAGGGACTTCTTCGGCCACCTCAATCCGTACTCCGCGGCTATCCGAACGCCCGCCGACCGGGTGCGCCGCCAGGGACTGGAGATACGGTTCCTGGCAGAGAACATCGGAGAGGTGCTCGTGCTGCGGTACGAGTCCGGGGAGCAGGTCTACCTGCGGCAGGAGGATGGCCGGACCGCATTCAGCGACGAGCCAGGCGGTGAGCCGTTGGGCAAACGCTCCTACCTCGAGATCGCGGAAGCGATCGTGGACAGCTGGATGCTCTCCCCCGGACACCGACGGAACATCCTCGCCAGCGAAGCCGAACTCTTCGGTGCCGGCTGTCAACTCGAGTCGTCCGGCGAACCGGGCATGCCTCTGTTCACCTGCGTCCAGCTGTTCTTCTCGCCGTTCGACTGA